The Actinomyces wuliandei genome contains the following window.
TCCCCCGCCACCATCCACAACCGGCACCACGTCCACGCACCCAGGCCAGGCACAACCTGCGCACGACGCAAGTCATTCACGGCAAAGCCCGTCTCACTGGACTCCGGCTGGACACTCCTGGCCTCCCCGTCAACAGTCATCCACATCAGTCGGTCCTGGACGAACCCGATGCCCTGGATCTCAACCTCAAGGCGCGAGCCCCCCTCCTCACGCAGCCAGTAAGCCAGCAGCTCCTCAGCACGGGCAAAGACCTCCTGAGGATTCATGTCACGCACACCCACAGCAGCCACATCCTTCCAGGTCTAGAAGTTCTCAAACGGCTTGCTACGCGGGACACCGTTCGCAACCCACCTGACCTCAAACTTAGTGGGTACCCGGCCCGCCTTGGGCACACCCTTCAGGGACGTGCCCGGCTCCACCCCCGGTGGGCCGCCGTACTCGATCCGAATGTCAATGTTGCTGTAGGCTCCCTGGCTGTCGGCGATCTCCTTCTCCAGCCTGTAGAAGCTGTCCGGGTGGTTCTGGTTGACCTTGCGCAGCATGGGCACCACGTTGATGTCCTCCGGAGCCCCGCCGAACTGGTGACCAGACAGGTGACCCCCGTCATAGCCCTCACCACCGTACTTACCGACCCGCTCCTGGACCGACTCCGAACGGTACTTCTCCAGGTCACCATCAACCTTCCTGAGCTCATCCACCTGGATACGCACCGTACGCGACCACTCATCAGTGGTGTAGTGGAACCTCCCATCCACCGTGTAGGTCGCGCTCGGCAGCGGGTCCTTCAGGTCCGGGTTCAACGCGTCCTGCGTTATCCCCAGCCACCCATGACGCTCCACCGCCGAGTGCGCCTCCACATGCACCACCACACCGGCGTCATTGGTGTAGAAGCTGCCCCGCTTGTCCACCTGGTAGCAGGTGTTGGGCTCCAGCTCCACACCCCGCCCAAACGGCTCGTCGTGACGGGGAGCCAGGCCAGTGCCCTCACCGACCTCCACCGTGCGCTCCACCCGGGGCCGGTGCTCCTGGTTGAACGCGTCCTGGTCAGCCTCCCTACGGCGCTCCTCAAGCCGCTCAGCCACAGACTGCTCACCCGAGGAGTCACCATCACCGTCACCGCCACTGCGGTCCGACGGGCCGTCCCCGTCACCACCGCCACCACGGCCGGAGCCATCGGCACCACCGGCACTGTCAGCACCGTCCCCGTCAACCTCGTGGCGGGCCGGGGCGTCCCCGTCAGCACCGTCACCATCAGCCCTGTGGCGGCCAGACGGGGCATCCGCATCAGCACCATCAGCCTTGTGACGACCAGACGGCGCATCCGCACCAGCACCCTCACCACGGTCATGACCAGCACGACCAGAGCCATCAGCACCATCACCATCAGCCGCGTGGCGACCACGCGGGCGCCCTTCAGCACCGTCCCCACCATGGCGAGCCGTAGCACCACCGTCACCATCAGCACCCTCAGCGCGGTGGCGACCGGACGGGCCTCCGCCCCGGCACCGTCAGCGCCGTCACCATCAGCACGGTGACGACCGGGAGCCTGCCCGCCGTCAGCACGGGCGCCCCCACCACCCCCGGCGTCCCCGCTGCGGGGCACCTGGCTGCCCACCTCCGGCAGGTCACCCGCGCGCCCAGGCCCCGCGTCCACCGAGTGCGCGGCAGGCACCTCCGGGGCCTGGGACCCGCCCCGACCACGGACACGGTCCATGACCTCACCCATGGCGGTGAAGTCAAACTGGGTCGACACCAGGCCCGCGACCCTGCTCACCCCCCTGCTGACCACGGTACCCACCGGGTCCATGAAGTCCGCGACCCGCTGGGCCACCACAGCAGCCCGCGCCGCCCGCGACACCCTGCCCAGACCAGCAGCCCCCCCGCACGGCAGCCCCGCCACCACGAGCAGCCGCACCCGCAGCACCGAAAGCCCCCACCACTGCGACGTCAGGCACCACGCTGCCCGCCGCCCGAGCAGGATCCTGCCCCCACATGTCCCACGCCACCAGGTCCTTGCCCACCTCCGCCCAGGTCTCAGCCGCAGTCCCCCTCCGGAAGCTGAGGCCCCCGTCCTCCCAGGTCAGCCCCGCCAGGGCCGTCAGGCCCTTCCACGCCTCCGCCATCTGGCTCAGGCTCCACGAGACCGACCTGTCCACCTCGTTGAACTCGACACCCACCAGGCTGGCCTGGGCCTCGAGCGACCCGCCGATCCCGTCCAGCACCAGACCGTCCCACACAAAACGCCTGAGCACCTCAGCCGGGTTGTTCGGCGGAGCCGCCGACACATGGGTCCCCCACGGCAGCTCCTCGACACCAGCCAGGTCCCGCGACTCGTACCCGTAGACCAGGTCACTACCAGCCCCCGAGCCAGCCACCGACTCCGCGTGGTAGTGCTCCAGCCCGTCCAGGTCCCGGATCGTGTTGGCGCACTCGCGCTCGGCCTCCCACATGTCCGCCTGGATCGCCGAGGCCCGGTCGATGAACCCGTTGTTCTTGTTGACCAGGTCCTGGTCGTGGTCCCACTCCGGGTCCCCCGCGACCTCCTCCTTGAACGCCAGCACGTCGCTCCTGAGCGCCTGAGCCCGGGTCCTCAGGGACGACACCGTGTCGGCGAAGGTGGACAGCGCCGAGGCCATCGACTCGATACTGGTGGCCAAGGTGTCGGAGTCGTCAGCCACCGGGTCCATCGCCGCGTACAAGGACTCCTGCTCAGGAGCCTTGTAGCACACCTGCATCCCCGCCCACGTCGACTTGACCGACTCCCCCGCACTCCGCAGGTCACCCGCCTTCGTCTTGAGGTTCGTCGCGGCCGTGTCCAGCGACTCCACGTCAAACTCCAGGCACGGGATCTTCGTCTCGTCA
Protein-coding sequences here:
- a CDS encoding DNA/RNA non-specific endonuclease, producing MERTVEVGEGTGLAPRHDEPFGRGVELEPNTCYQVDKRGSFYTNDAGVVVHVEAHSAVERHGWLGITQDALNPDLKDPLPSATYTVDGRFHYTTDEWSRTVRIQVDELRKVDGDLEKYRSESVQERVGKYGGEGYDGGHLSGHQFGGAPEDINVVPMLRKVNQNHPDSFYRLEKEIADSQGAYSNIDIRIEYGGPPGVEPGTSLKGVPKAGRVPTKFEVRWVANGVPRSKPFENF